In Reichenbachiella agarivorans, one genomic interval encodes:
- the purU gene encoding formyltetrahydrofolate deformylase — MSDNRITFLIQCEDSKGIIAKVTTFFYDEGFNILTCQQFTDNIEDAYFMRVSLDAKDLVMSRTELEERFAVIAAPLKLDWKVYYSVDKTNVAILASKTSHCLFDLLEKHSEGKLNCNIPLIISNHDTVKYVADQFKIPFYHLPVTSENWEAQQREIKRLLQDHQVDLVVMARFMRILSSEFINSFKEKIINIHHAFLPAFQGANPYKRAYERGVKMIGATAHYATDDLDEGPIIEQDVERVSHASSPAGLTQIGSEIERKVLSKAVKFHLDHRIIVTDNRTIVFPETEG, encoded by the coding sequence ATGTCTGACAATAGGATTACTTTTCTGATACAGTGCGAGGATAGCAAAGGCATCATCGCCAAGGTTACCACTTTTTTTTACGATGAGGGATTCAATATCCTCACCTGTCAGCAGTTTACGGACAACATCGAGGATGCTTATTTCATGAGAGTCAGTTTGGATGCCAAGGATTTGGTCATGTCTAGAACTGAGTTGGAAGAGAGATTTGCTGTGATAGCAGCTCCCTTGAAGTTGGACTGGAAAGTGTACTACTCGGTAGATAAAACCAATGTAGCCATCTTGGCCTCTAAGACCAGTCATTGTCTGTTCGATCTCCTAGAAAAACATAGCGAAGGTAAGCTCAACTGCAACATACCGCTCATCATCAGCAACCATGATACAGTCAAGTATGTCGCGGATCAGTTCAAGATTCCATTTTATCACTTGCCCGTTACCAGCGAAAACTGGGAAGCACAGCAGCGAGAAATCAAAAGGTTGCTACAAGATCATCAGGTGGATTTGGTGGTGATGGCGCGATTCATGCGCATCCTTTCCTCCGAGTTCATCAACTCATTCAAAGAGAAAATCATCAACATTCATCATGCCTTTTTGCCGGCATTTCAAGGAGCCAATCCATACAAGCGTGCCTATGAGCGTGGTGTGAAGATGATAGGAGCGACGGCACACTATGCGACAGATGACCTAGACGAGGGGCCGATCATTGAGCAAGACGTGGAGCGTGTGTCACATGCAAGTTCGCCAGCGGGTTTGACGCAGATTGGCTCAGAAATCGAGCGTAAAGTGCTTTCCAAGGCTGTGAAATTCCACCTAGATCACCGCATCATCGTGACAGACAACCGTACGATTGTATTTCCAGAGACGGAAGGCTGA
- the msrA gene encoding peptide-methionine (S)-S-oxide reductase MsrA: MDIATFGNGCFWCTEAIFQDLKGVSKVESGYSGGKTVNPTYKEVCTGTTGHAEVLQITFDPAVITYSELLEVFWKTHDPTTLNRQGNDVGTQYRSVIYYHNAEQKTLAEKYKKELNDGKVYPDPVVTEITAFSKFYVAEDYHQNYYNQHGSEPYCNFVIQPKVEKFRKIFKDKLKD; this comes from the coding sequence ATGGATATAGCAACGTTTGGAAATGGATGTTTCTGGTGTACAGAAGCCATTTTTCAGGATTTAAAGGGAGTAAGCAAGGTAGAGTCAGGATACTCCGGGGGCAAGACAGTCAATCCCACCTACAAGGAAGTATGTACAGGTACCACAGGGCATGCTGAGGTGTTGCAAATTACTTTTGATCCAGCTGTGATCACATATTCTGAGCTGTTGGAGGTGTTTTGGAAGACCCATGATCCGACGACACTCAACCGCCAAGGCAATGATGTGGGTACGCAATATCGCTCAGTGATTTATTATCACAATGCCGAGCAAAAGACATTGGCAGAGAAATACAAGAAGGAGCTCAACGATGGGAAGGTCTATCCAGATCCTGTTGTGACTGAAATCACTGCCTTTTCCAAGTTTTACGTAGCGGAGGATTACCATCAAAATTATTATAACCAGCATGGTTCAGAACCTTATTGCAATTTTGTGATCCAGCCCAAAGTGGAGAAATTCAGAAAAATATTCAAAGACAAACTCAAGGACTAG
- a CDS encoding PhoX family protein → MKLFNNLILSLCAAIICGALFLNCEGEMGDVGPAGENGVDGTDGLDGKDGEDGEDLIGDMIPLAYSNTPASILKLAAGFESLDIEVLLSSEDKLPSAPNFVYGSMADGAGLLAEDNGTFTLINNIENDYAIARIILDKNLRPLKGEYILDGVATALTAQCSGSMITPEEHGFGPLYLSGGEWGGASKGVFVTDPYKDVAEASVATMLPVMGQWSTENAVAIGKDAYPGKTVVFIGDDESNDSEPSGQLGMYVGNSGDLEGGKLYGLKVTADGVSYEMDMVEGTSYSMEFVELTETNIDLLDAEAKTKGVMGFSRLEDIDWRRGSAANNREIYFAVTGRNKVGLLDKGSLTGRVYKVVLNDTDPTAAGTITCVLDGDVVGGVAEEFHSPDNIVVTENYAYIQEDPNGVVSSYPNKAAADHFARIYQYNLNTKELKVVLECDQVTAEAFGYGTTANTWEITGMIDVTDIVGSTESTFLVMTQNHGWERSNGLPFTDPTARPDDFNGSAKEGSVLFAIRGLER, encoded by the coding sequence ATGAAACTTTTTAACAATTTGATTTTGTCCTTGTGTGCAGCAATAATTTGCGGTGCATTGTTCTTGAACTGTGAAGGTGAAATGGGAGATGTTGGGCCTGCAGGTGAAAATGGTGTAGATGGTACAGATGGATTAGATGGTAAGGATGGAGAAGATGGTGAAGACTTGATTGGAGATATGATTCCGTTGGCTTATTCTAACACGCCAGCCTCTATTTTGAAGCTAGCGGCTGGATTTGAGAGTTTAGACATTGAAGTTCTTTTGTCTTCTGAAGACAAACTCCCATCAGCTCCTAATTTTGTCTATGGTTCTATGGCCGATGGAGCAGGGCTCTTGGCTGAAGACAATGGTACTTTCACATTGATCAACAATATTGAGAATGATTACGCAATAGCGAGAATTATTCTTGATAAAAACCTAAGACCTTTAAAGGGAGAGTATATTCTTGATGGAGTTGCTACTGCATTGACAGCTCAGTGCTCAGGATCAATGATTACTCCTGAGGAGCATGGGTTCGGGCCATTATACCTCTCTGGTGGAGAGTGGGGAGGAGCATCCAAAGGGGTGTTTGTAACTGACCCATACAAAGATGTGGCTGAGGCTTCTGTAGCAACTATGTTGCCTGTCATGGGGCAATGGTCTACAGAAAATGCTGTTGCAATTGGAAAGGATGCTTATCCTGGCAAAACGGTAGTTTTTATCGGTGATGACGAGAGCAATGATAGTGAGCCATCAGGTCAGCTAGGAATGTATGTAGGTAACTCAGGTGATCTCGAAGGAGGAAAATTGTATGGTCTCAAAGTGACAGCTGATGGGGTGTCATATGAGATGGACATGGTAGAGGGAACATCATACAGCATGGAATTTGTAGAGTTGACAGAGACCAATATCGATTTGCTAGATGCAGAGGCTAAAACTAAAGGTGTAATGGGCTTTTCTAGACTAGAAGATATCGACTGGAGAAGAGGATCAGCAGCTAATAATAGAGAGATATATTTTGCAGTAACTGGCCGAAATAAAGTAGGTCTATTGGATAAAGGGTCACTTACAGGTAGAGTTTACAAAGTGGTATTGAATGATACTGATCCTACAGCGGCAGGTACGATTACATGTGTACTGGATGGGGATGTAGTAGGTGGTGTAGCCGAAGAGTTTCATAGCCCAGATAATATTGTGGTGACTGAGAATTATGCTTATATCCAAGAGGATCCAAATGGTGTTGTAAGTAGCTATCCAAATAAAGCAGCAGCGGATCACTTTGCGAGAATATATCAATACAACTTGAATACCAAAGAACTCAAAGTAGTGCTTGAGTGTGATCAGGTCACGGCAGAGGCGTTTGGTTATGGTACTACTGCTAATACTTGGGAAATCACAGGGATGATTGATGTGACAGATATTGTAGGCAGTACAGAGTCTACCTTCCTTGTGATGACACAAAATCACGGATGGGAGAGAAGCAATGGTTTGCCATTTACGGATCCTACGGCTAGACCAGATGATTTCAATGGTTCTGCTAAAGAAGGCAGTGTGTTGTTCGCTATTAGAGGATTGGAAAGATAA
- a CDS encoding cytochrome-c peroxidase gives MRKETYWLVSLFFAFMSWSCQSNQTTHEKGDNPFDEVKAMFLVDMDSCLYYIDLVADSTSAEHVQEYFVRSRNYFKQMEPILSFAEVDNYSTLIQPNLLKVEEEDQTNIRIKEPQGYQVLEEMIFGEDEFSHAEVIQRALWIKNRLSLIRKNLFFDKYQTYHFLWLLRHGIIRTAFTGITGFDSPVLASSLNDAVITYGSLMSYMEIFESEFRDANLLDQWREEIKQSQKLLREGEFETFDRYDFIRNHTQHQIDLWNQTVTDWGVSFPFELAVKNDAKNLFSQQSFNVDYFSSRFSAPMDSQTVLLGKQLFVDTRLSKDGKMSCSSCHQADRAFTDGLPKSLGNLGKPVLRNSPTLMYAGFQHAFFYDLRAGNLEGQIVGVIQANDEFHSDLETMTQMVQSDSVYEPRFNAIYKTGVTEANIRNALANYIRSLAPFNSKFDQSMKKSEVILDDLEIKGFNLFMGKAACATCHFPPFFNGTVPPRYAESEMESLGVPSHANNREIDSDLGRYDVFRTEERKHFFKTPTIRNIALTAPYMHNGVYETLEEVMDFYNQGGGAGMGFDLPNQTLPFDSLSLDQSEIDAIVAFMRTLTDTREATY, from the coding sequence ATGCGGAAAGAGACTTACTGGCTGGTAAGTCTCTTTTTTGCATTCATGTCATGGAGTTGTCAATCTAATCAGACAACTCATGAAAAAGGAGACAATCCTTTCGATGAGGTTAAGGCCATGTTTTTAGTAGATATGGATAGTTGTCTCTATTACATAGACCTGGTTGCCGATAGTACTTCTGCAGAACATGTACAAGAATATTTTGTTCGATCCAGAAATTACTTTAAACAAATGGAGCCGATCCTTTCTTTTGCGGAAGTGGATAACTACAGCACCTTAATCCAGCCCAATTTACTTAAGGTAGAAGAAGAAGATCAAACCAATATAAGAATCAAAGAGCCACAAGGCTATCAAGTTTTGGAAGAAATGATTTTTGGAGAGGATGAGTTTAGTCATGCTGAAGTTATACAAAGGGCACTATGGATCAAAAATCGTTTGAGCCTCATTCGCAAGAATTTATTCTTTGACAAATATCAGACTTACCATTTCTTATGGCTGCTGCGTCATGGGATCATACGGACAGCTTTCACTGGAATCACTGGGTTTGATTCACCAGTTTTGGCTAGTTCACTCAATGATGCAGTAATTACATATGGAAGCTTGATGTCATATATGGAGATATTCGAATCTGAGTTTAGGGACGCAAACCTACTCGATCAATGGCGTGAAGAAATTAAACAATCACAGAAATTATTGAGAGAAGGTGAATTCGAAACTTTTGATCGGTATGATTTCATACGCAATCATACTCAGCATCAAATTGATCTATGGAATCAGACAGTAACAGATTGGGGGGTGAGTTTTCCATTTGAATTGGCAGTTAAGAATGATGCAAAGAATTTGTTTTCGCAACAATCGTTTAATGTCGACTATTTTTCGAGTAGGTTTTCTGCACCTATGGATTCTCAGACCGTTTTGCTAGGCAAGCAGCTCTTTGTAGACACTCGGTTATCCAAGGATGGTAAAATGAGTTGTTCGAGTTGCCATCAGGCCGATCGTGCATTTACTGATGGCTTGCCGAAATCTCTGGGTAATCTAGGAAAACCCGTGTTGCGCAACTCTCCGACATTGATGTATGCGGGGTTTCAACATGCTTTCTTTTATGATCTTAGAGCGGGTAATTTAGAAGGTCAGATCGTGGGTGTGATCCAAGCCAATGATGAGTTTCATTCTGATCTGGAGACCATGACACAGATGGTTCAATCAGACAGTGTCTATGAGCCACGATTCAATGCGATTTACAAAACAGGAGTCACAGAGGCCAATATCAGAAATGCCCTTGCTAATTATATTAGAAGTTTAGCTCCCTTCAATTCTAAGTTTGATCAAAGTATGAAAAAATCAGAAGTAATACTGGATGATTTGGAGATCAAAGGGTTCAATCTCTTTATGGGAAAGGCAGCATGTGCAACTTGCCATTTCCCTCCGTTCTTTAATGGTACGGTACCACCACGCTATGCAGAGAGTGAGATGGAATCTCTAGGAGTTCCGAGTCATGCCAACAACCGAGAGATCGATAGTGATTTAGGAAGATATGATGTATTCAGAACGGAGGAGAGAAAGCACTTCTTTAAAACACCAACGATACGCAATATTGCGTTAACCGCTCCATACATGCACAATGGTGTGTATGAAACGTTGGAAGAGGTCATGGATTTCTACAACCAAGGTGGAGGCGCAGGGATGGGATTTGACCTGCCTAATCAGACACTTCCTTTTGATTCCTTGAGTTTGGATCAGTCAGAGATTGATGCAATCGTGGCATTTATGCGTACACTGACAGATACAAGAGAGGCTACTTATTGA
- a CDS encoding LytR/AlgR family response regulator transcription factor, with amino-acid sequence MNVLIVEDEGIAADRLARLLGELQPDLRVLEVLDTVKSAVAWLRSNQSPDLLFFDIHLADGSSFEIFEQISVSCPVIFTTAYDQYAIKAFEVNSIDYLLKPIEVEKLERALLKYDALQNASPQIDLSQLQQMLGQPLKSYKERFVVKVGEHIKAIQTEAIACLYSVEGSTYLQTEEGKKFIIDFTLDQLADLLDPSVFFRINRKYIVKISAIQDIVTYSNSRLKIVLPSLDHNELIVSRERVGEFKSWLDS; translated from the coding sequence ATGAATGTACTCATTGTAGAAGACGAGGGGATCGCTGCGGATCGTTTGGCGAGACTGCTCGGAGAGCTCCAGCCAGACCTCCGGGTACTGGAAGTGCTGGATACCGTCAAGTCTGCTGTGGCTTGGTTGCGATCCAACCAGAGCCCTGATCTACTGTTCTTTGATATTCATCTTGCCGATGGGTCTAGCTTTGAGATCTTCGAACAGATCAGTGTGAGTTGCCCAGTGATATTTACCACGGCTTATGATCAGTATGCAATCAAGGCATTTGAGGTCAATAGCATTGATTATTTGCTCAAGCCCATTGAAGTAGAGAAACTTGAAAGGGCTTTGCTGAAATATGATGCATTGCAAAATGCTTCTCCGCAAATTGACCTTTCACAATTGCAGCAGATGCTAGGCCAACCTCTCAAGAGTTATAAGGAGCGTTTTGTCGTTAAGGTCGGAGAGCACATCAAGGCCATTCAGACCGAAGCGATCGCTTGTCTGTATAGCGTGGAAGGGAGTACGTATTTGCAAACCGAGGAAGGAAAGAAATTCATCATTGATTTTACACTGGATCAATTGGCCGATCTGCTCGATCCGAGTGTTTTTTTTCGGATCAACCGCAAATACATTGTCAAGATCTCGGCTATTCAAGATATTGTCACCTACTCAAATAGTCGATTAAAAATTGTACTCCCTAGTTTGGATCACAATGAATTAATAGTGTCTCGTGAAAGAGTGGGGGAATTTAAATCTTGGTTGGATAGCTAA
- a CDS encoding B12-binding domain-containing radical SAM protein — protein MSNTKVLLVTPPFTQLNTPYPGTCYIKGYLNTLGVESYQMDLGIEVILRLFSQKKLIELFDVEPTESVSDNSQRIYQLREDYIATVDTVIRFLQHKNPTLAYSIVERDLLPEASRFEQLDDLEWAFGNLGVQDKARHLATLYLEDLADYIKEVADPFFGFSRYAERLGMSASSFDSMQEALDGPMTFTDHILIQVLEEVIKVQQPTMVCLSVPFPGNLYGAFRCGQYLKTQYPEIKVLMGGGYPNTELRSLSDPRVFKYIDFITLDDGERPVKNLIEFLEGKREKALLKRTFCLEENKVVYINGSKEGDIPFTQTGTPDYANLPIDKYLSVLEVANPMHRLWSDGRWNKLTMAHGCYWKKCSFCDISLDYIKNYEPVSASILCDRMQEQMAQTGESGFHFVDEAAPPALMKELALEILRRKLVVTWWTNIRFESRFTPDLCRLLRASGCIAVSGGLEVASDRLLEKMKKGVTVEQVAQVSQNFTESGIMVHAYLMYGFPTQTDQETIDSLEMVRQLFMHGVIQSGFWHQFAMTAHAPAGLEPAFFGVERVGPVHQGFANNDLQHVDTLGADHVQYSEGLKKSLFNYMHGLCFDYPLQEWFDFHVPVTSVAPHYIESALTTNPGTYISDSSRAVWLAAVPALSFYEKRKKGKVNLRARLSLELKSHSIDVTAEEKEGKWLHDFLQRMSLRSQEKVTFSVLKQAYEQDFGQPIERLIHGQAWQELKNTALLIV, from the coding sequence ATGTCCAATACCAAGGTACTTCTAGTCACTCCTCCCTTTACTCAGCTGAATACTCCCTACCCGGGCACCTGCTACATCAAGGGCTATCTCAATACCTTGGGTGTTGAATCTTATCAAATGGACTTGGGGATAGAGGTCATCCTCCGTCTTTTCTCCCAAAAGAAACTAATAGAACTGTTTGATGTGGAGCCCACAGAGTCTGTGTCGGACAACTCACAGCGGATCTACCAGTTACGGGAGGACTACATTGCTACAGTGGATACGGTGATCCGTTTTTTACAGCACAAGAACCCGACTTTGGCCTATTCGATTGTGGAGCGTGATCTTTTGCCAGAGGCGAGCCGGTTCGAGCAGTTGGACGACTTGGAGTGGGCGTTTGGGAATCTCGGTGTGCAGGACAAAGCCAGACATTTGGCGACTTTGTATCTGGAGGATTTGGCGGATTATATCAAGGAAGTGGCTGACCCATTCTTTGGGTTTAGTCGCTATGCCGAGCGATTGGGGATGTCGGCATCTTCTTTTGACTCGATGCAGGAGGCATTGGATGGCCCCATGACCTTTACTGATCATATATTGATTCAGGTGTTGGAGGAGGTGATCAAGGTACAGCAACCTACGATGGTTTGTTTGTCGGTTCCATTTCCAGGCAATCTCTATGGTGCCTTTCGTTGCGGTCAGTATCTCAAGACGCAGTATCCTGAGATCAAGGTCTTGATGGGTGGGGGATATCCCAATACAGAATTACGCTCCCTTTCGGACCCGAGAGTTTTCAAATACATAGACTTCATCACCCTAGATGATGGTGAGCGACCTGTCAAGAATCTCATTGAGTTTCTAGAGGGGAAAAGAGAAAAAGCACTGCTGAAACGGACTTTTTGCCTAGAGGAGAACAAGGTGGTTTATATCAATGGATCCAAAGAAGGAGACATCCCTTTCACTCAGACGGGCACGCCTGACTATGCCAATCTGCCGATAGATAAATACCTGTCTGTGCTGGAGGTAGCCAATCCGATGCACAGGCTGTGGAGTGATGGTCGCTGGAACAAACTCACCATGGCACATGGTTGCTATTGGAAGAAGTGCAGTTTCTGTGATATTTCCCTCGATTATATCAAAAATTATGAGCCAGTCAGTGCGTCCATTCTCTGTGACAGGATGCAGGAGCAAATGGCACAAACGGGCGAGAGTGGTTTCCATTTCGTAGACGAAGCTGCTCCACCAGCCTTGATGAAGGAGTTGGCGCTGGAGATTTTGCGACGTAAACTGGTGGTGACTTGGTGGACGAATATCCGTTTTGAGAGTCGCTTTACCCCAGACCTCTGTCGCCTCTTGAGAGCTTCTGGATGTATTGCAGTTTCGGGTGGACTGGAGGTAGCCTCTGATCGCTTGCTAGAGAAGATGAAAAAAGGGGTGACTGTAGAGCAGGTCGCACAAGTGTCTCAGAATTTTACCGAATCGGGCATCATGGTGCATGCCTATCTGATGTATGGATTCCCGACGCAGACGGATCAGGAGACGATAGACTCGCTGGAGATGGTGCGCCAGTTGTTCATGCACGGGGTGATTCAGTCTGGTTTTTGGCATCAGTTTGCCATGACGGCTCATGCACCTGCTGGATTAGAACCAGCGTTCTTTGGGGTGGAGCGTGTCGGGCCAGTGCATCAGGGATTTGCCAACAATGACCTCCAACATGTCGATACACTGGGCGCAGATCATGTGCAATACAGCGAGGGATTGAAAAAGTCCCTATTCAACTACATGCACGGTCTGTGTTTTGATTATCCCCTGCAAGAGTGGTTTGATTTTCATGTACCAGTGACTAGTGTTGCTCCCCACTACATTGAGAGTGCTTTGACTACTAATCCTGGAACCTATATCAGTGATTCTTCCAGAGCTGTATGGTTGGCTGCCGTACCTGCATTGAGCTTTTATGAGAAGAGAAAAAAGGGCAAAGTGAATCTCAGAGCGCGCCTCTCACTAGAGCTCAAGTCGCACAGTATCGATGTGACTGCTGAGGAAAAAGAAGGGAAGTGGCTGCATGACTTTCTACAGCGTATGTCTTTGAGATCCCAAGAGAAAGTTACGTTTTCTGTCCTTAAACAAGCTTATGAGCAGGATTTCGGGCAGCCCATTGAGCGCTTGATCCATGGTCAAGCTTGGCAGGAGTTGAAAAACACAGCTTTGTTGATTGTATAA
- a CDS encoding acyl-CoA thioesterase: MNTQKAKPVNFSKTTITELMIPSYANFGGKIHGGILLSLIDKVAYACASKHAGNYCVTVSVDNVDFLEPVEVGDLVHLRAAVVHVGNSSLVVGINVIAENVKENTVKKTNNSYVTMVAKGDDDKPTQVPALILESQEEVRLFLEAIKRKELKKDFRSKIKEVSAVIMDEAHEELLQHERCVLDLKKFTL; the protein is encoded by the coding sequence ATGAACACACAAAAAGCAAAGCCAGTCAACTTTTCCAAAACCACCATCACTGAATTGATGATTCCTTCTTATGCCAATTTTGGAGGAAAAATCCACGGGGGGATTTTGCTGTCGTTGATTGACAAGGTAGCGTATGCCTGTGCCAGCAAACATGCAGGCAACTATTGTGTGACGGTATCAGTGGACAATGTCGACTTCCTTGAGCCTGTAGAGGTAGGTGATCTCGTACATCTCAGAGCTGCTGTCGTACATGTAGGCAACTCATCGCTGGTAGTAGGGATCAACGTCATTGCGGAAAATGTAAAAGAAAATACGGTCAAAAAAACCAACAACTCCTATGTCACCATGGTCGCCAAAGGTGATGACGACAAGCCGACTCAGGTGCCAGCATTGATACTAGAATCGCAAGAAGAAGTCAGACTTTTTCTAGAAGCTATTAAGAGAAAAGAACTGAAGAAAGACTTCCGTAGCAAAATCAAAGAAGTATCTGCTGTCATCATGGACGAGGCTCATGAAGAACTCCTACAACACGAAAGATGCGTGTTGGATTTGAAGAAGTTTACGTTGTAG
- a CDS encoding TolC family protein — MKNRKIYQWAGVACMALAFAACTPKLVTKTENTDIIPESFNDSQDSTNTAKIGWKEFFTDPYLTALIDTALSNNQELNIIMQEIQIARNEVRARKGEYLPTVGIGAAADVEKVGRYTSKGSSEATTDIKPGRSTPDPLPNYGFGAYATWEVDIWRKLRNAKKSAYTRYLSSVDGRNFMVTNLIAEIANSYYELLALDNQLAILQQNIEIQNNAYEMVKLQKQASRVTELAVRRFEAHVLYTKSLQYGIRQKIVETENRINFLVGRYPQPIERNHETFGDLIPATIAAGIPSQLLENRPDIRQAEMQLTASKLDVKVAKAQFYPNLSITAGIGFEAFNPTYLIKSPESLLYSLAGDLTAPLINRNAIKAAYYSANSKQIQAVYNYERTILNAYIEVANQMSSVSNLQSAYSLKEQQVNALNESINISNFLFKSARADYMEVLLTQRDALESRFELIETKKEQMNTMVNIYRALGGGWKE, encoded by the coding sequence ATGAAAAATAGAAAAATATATCAATGGGCAGGAGTTGCTTGCATGGCTTTGGCCTTTGCAGCATGTACACCCAAGCTCGTTACGAAAACAGAAAATACAGATATAATCCCTGAGAGTTTTAATGACTCTCAGGACTCTACCAACACGGCAAAGATCGGCTGGAAAGAGTTTTTTACTGACCCATATCTGACTGCATTGATTGACACGGCACTATCCAACAATCAGGAGTTGAACATCATCATGCAGGAGATACAAATCGCCAGAAATGAGGTACGCGCTAGAAAAGGTGAGTACTTACCTACAGTAGGTATAGGTGCCGCAGCTGATGTTGAAAAAGTGGGTAGATACACGAGCAAAGGTTCGAGTGAAGCCACTACAGACATCAAGCCAGGTAGAAGCACCCCAGATCCATTGCCCAACTATGGTTTTGGAGCTTATGCCACTTGGGAGGTAGATATTTGGCGCAAGCTACGCAATGCCAAAAAATCGGCCTACACTAGGTATCTATCATCTGTTGATGGGAGAAACTTCATGGTGACCAACCTGATTGCTGAGATCGCCAATTCCTACTATGAATTGCTTGCGCTTGACAATCAGCTGGCTATCTTGCAGCAGAACATCGAGATTCAAAACAATGCCTATGAAATGGTCAAGCTGCAAAAGCAAGCCAGTAGAGTGACGGAGTTGGCTGTTCGTAGATTTGAAGCGCATGTCTTGTACACCAAAAGTCTGCAATACGGCATTCGCCAAAAAATTGTTGAAACAGAAAATCGAATCAACTTTCTGGTCGGACGCTACCCTCAGCCTATTGAGCGAAATCATGAGACATTTGGAGATTTGATTCCTGCGACTATTGCAGCGGGTATTCCTTCACAACTGTTGGAAAATCGCCCAGACATTAGACAAGCAGAAATGCAACTGACAGCTAGCAAGTTGGATGTCAAAGTGGCAAAAGCACAGTTCTACCCCAATTTGAGTATTACAGCTGGTATTGGATTTGAGGCGTTTAATCCTACATACTTGATCAAATCACCAGAGTCATTGTTGTATTCATTGGCTGGAGACTTGACAGCACCCTTGATCAATAGGAATGCAATCAAAGCTGCATACTATAGCGCCAATTCTAAGCAGATTCAAGCAGTGTACAACTACGAACGTACCATTCTGAATGCCTACATAGAAGTAGCCAATCAGATGTCTAGTGTCAGCAACCTGCAAAGTGCTTATTCCCTGAAGGAGCAGCAAGTGAATGCACTCAATGAGTCTATCAACATCTCCAACTTCCTATTCAAATCAGCTAGGGCTGACTACATGGAAGTACTCTTGACCCAGCGAGATGCTTTGGAATCAAGATTCGAATTGATCGAGACCAAAAAAGAGCAAATGAATACCATGGTCAACATCTACCGTGCCCTAGGTGGTGGATGGAAAGAATAA